The region CCGCGCGTTTTACAATTTCATCATCACTGTTTCCGCGTGTAACAATCGCTTTTAAACGTAATTGTTCACCTTTACCTGCTTGTGCAATTAATTCGCGTGCTGCTAAACGGCCGATACGTCCAAATCCAAAAAGAACAACATCTTTTGGAGTAATGTTGTTTTTATTACCCAAGAAATTTTTCAATTTATCATTGATGAAATCCGTTATGGATTTATAATTAGCTTGTTCTTGGTGCCATTCATAAGCTAATTGACCGATATCGATTTTGCTTGGTCCAACATTTGATTTGTATAACTCGTTTGCTATTGCAACTGTATCCTTAACAGTGATAGGTTTTTTCACGATATTTTTGGCATACAAGTGAAGGTTCATGATTTCACTGGCGCTGCGATCCACTAATTGGTTTCTGAAAAGTACCAATTCAATTGATTTCTCGAACCAAAGTTTACCAATAGCGCTGATTAAATCAATCGCTGCTTTTTCATGCTGAATCCAATCACTTAATTGTGTTTGATAATCGCCATTTAATTTTTCAAGTGTTTCCATGAAGGTTAAGAATTTAGAGTTAACAAAGTTAAAAAAAGGTCTTGTTTAGACGGTTTTGTGTTAATATCTGTATAATAAAAAACCCCTCAATTGGAGGGGTTTTTAGTCTATTTAAAATCGTTCTAGTTGCGAGAAGAAGAAGTTAGCTTCGATTTCTGCGTTTTCATCGCTGTCAGAGCCGTGAATAGCGTTTGCAGCAATAGATTTAGCGAACATTTTACGAATAGTGCCTTCTTCAGCTTTCGTTGGATCCGTTGCCCCAATTAATTTTCTGAAATCTGCTACTGCGTTATCTTTCGTTAATACAGCTGCAACGATAGGACCGCTGCTCATATAAGAAACAAGCTCTCCGTAAAAAGGACGCTCTTTGTGAACCGCATAAAATTGGCCTGCCTGCTCAGGGCTAAGGCGTAAATATTTCATAGCAACAATGCGGAATCCGCCCTCGTTGATTTTTGCTAAAATCGGACCAATGTTGTTGGCTTCAACCGCATCGGGTTTAAGCATAGTAAATGTGATTTTTCCTGCCATTTTGGTTTTAAATTAATGGGCGCAAAGATACTTATTACCTTGTATCTGTGCAAATATGCCAAATAAGTCGGTTTTAGCCTCTTTTGGTGATATCTTAGTTTTAAAATCCCCTCTATAAAACGTAATTTTAGGGTCTGTTATAAGAATGAAAAAAACCGAAGTAAATAAACTGAAAGTCCTTCTGAAAAAGGCTAAAAGTAGTGTTATAGTTACACATTGGAGTCCGGATGGAGATGCCATGGGCTCCTCCCTGGCACTGTTTAATTATTTAACCAAGATGAAAAAGAAGGCTACCGTAGTGGTGCCAAATGAATATCCCGAGTTTTTGCACTGGATGCCGGGTGATGCTAAGGTTTTGAATCATCAATCGGAACCTGAAAAGGTGGCCAGGTTAATCGAAAAGGCAGATGCGGTATTTACCTTGGATTTTAACTCATTTAAGCGCTTAGAAAAATTAGGTGAACTGGTAGAAAAAAGTAAAGCCACAAAGATATTAATCGATCATCATCAACAACCGGATGCTTTTGCTCAAATTGTTTTTCATGACGTAAAGGCCTGCAGTACTTGCGAATTGGTGTATGATTTGATTGTAGCCTTGGGAGGTAAAAAACACATCGATAAAAAAATCGCTTCGTGTTTATACACCGGATTAATGACAGATACCGGCTCTTTCCGCTTTTCATCGGTTACCGCCAAAACACATTTAATATTAGCTGATTTATTAGAGAAGGGCGCTGTTCCAAATCAAATTCATGAAGCGGTGTATGATACCTATGCAACAAATCGTTTAAAATTATTGGGTCATTCATTATCACAAAAAATGGTGGTAATGCCCGAAAAGCATTTAGCATTTATCTCCTTAACGGAAGATGAATTGAATCATTTCAGTTATCAGAAGGGTGACACAGAAGGTTTAGTCAACTATCCTTTATCCATTAACGGAATTAAATTTTCAGGATTTTTCGCAGAGATGGACGGGATAATTAAAGTATCTTTCAGAAGCAAAGGAAAGTTTGATGTGAATAAATTCGCGCGTGAATATTTTAGCGGAGGAGGACATATCAATGCAGCCGGTGGAAAAAGTGATTTGAATATGAATGAAACTATCAGCAAATTTCTAACTATAATCAATAAACCTGATTTTAAGGTAGTGTAGTGCTATGGCCGGCTTTTTTAAAAACTGGGTATTAAATAACGAATTCAAAAAAGTAAATTCCGCTAGTCAGTCGGTAAACTGGGCAGATGTAAAAAACATTTGCCTGGTAATCCCTAATGACAATGCATCAGTATCTGCCGCCCAAGTTTTTAAAACCGAATGCCAAAAACCGGTAGATGTTATAACATACACTAACGATAAGATAACCGTAAATAATCAAGTGCATCTTTCGTTGAATAAGAAAAGCTTGAATTGGTTGGATATTCCTGTTCAGGAAGTAATGACAAAATTACAACAGAAAAATTACGACATTGTTATTTGTGGCGATTTGCAAGGAGACTCGACATTGAGGGCAATTACACTTCTAATAAAGACGAAATGCAGGGTAGGCTTAGAAGGCTTAGATTACAGTAAACATTTCACTATTTCGATTGCTATGTCGCCTTCAGATGGTATTGGCAACTTTTTAAAACAAGTTCTAAAATATTTGAGCTTAGTTAAGACCAACTAAACTAATTTATTACTTTTGTTATATGGCAAATTTAGATTTAACAGGCACAGGTGTTGCAATTGTAACACCTTTTAAAAAAAATGGAACCGTTGATTTTCCGGCTTTAAAAAAATTGGTTAATCATTTAATTAATGGTAAGGTTGAATATTTGGTAGTAATGGGTACTACCGGTGAATCGGTTACATTAAGTAAGGAAGAGAAACAAGAGGTGATGGATTGTGTTGTAAAAGAAAATAAAAAGCGTGTTCCTTTAGTGCTTGGTGTTGGTGGAAACAATACAACTGAGATTGTAAAACAAATTGAAAAAGTAGATTCGAAAAATTTCTCAGCGATTTTATCAGTTTCTCCTTATTACAATAAACCGTCTCAGGAAGGAATTTATCAGCATTATAAAGCAATTTCCAAAGCAAGCAAATTACCAATCATTCTTTATAATGTTCCGGGAAGAACTTCTTCTAATATTTCGGCAGACACTACTCTGCGTTTAGCAAAGGATTTTAAAAATATTGTTGCTATCAAAGAAGCTTCAGGAAATCTGGCGCAGTGTATGCAGATTATTAATGGTCGTCCGAAAAACTTCCTGGTGATTAGCGGCGATGATAATTTAACCTTGCCTATTATTGCGTGTGGTGGTGATGGCGTTATATCTGTTGTAGCGAATGCTTATCCAAAGGATTTTTCTGACATGGTGCGCGCTGCGTTAAATGATGATTTAGATACTGCGCGCAAACTGCATTATAAATTAATGGACTTTACTGATTTGTTGTTTGCTGATGGTAATCCTGGTGGTATCAAGTGCGCTTTAAACGCGTTAAAAATTACCGAAACCTATGTTCGTTTACCGTTAGTTGAACCAAACGATAAAGTAAAACAAAAAATTAAGGAATTTGTAAAAAAGCATTAATGGCTAAAACAAAAATATTAGATCACACACAAATCAGCCGTAAGTTAAACCGCATGGCTTATGAAGTCTATGAAAAAAATTACGGCGAAAAGGAAATTTTGTTGGTTGGTATTGATGGTAATGGATATAAAGTAGCGCAACGTTTGCAAGAGATTCTTGCGAAAATTTCCAATATCAAAATTAAACTCTCTAAAATTAAACTCGATAAAAATGAGCCGTGGACCAGCGAACCTAAGTTGGATTTTTCAGAGAAGGATTACATTAATAAGTCGGTAATTATTGTAGATGATGTTTTAAATAGCGGGAAGACGGTTATGTACGCTATTAAGCCGTTTTTAGATTCGTCTGTTAAACGATTAAATGTTTTAGTGTTAGTGGATAGAAGTCATTCACGTTATCCAGTAAAGGCAGATTTTGTGGGAATGTCACTATCAACAACTATGCAAGAGCACATCGAAGCTGATTTCTCAAAAAAAGGTAACGAAGCTGTTTATCTCATTTAACTATTGGCCAATAAAAAAATTCATATTTCCAACACTTCAAAAACCGTTAAGGATTTAAAACTTAATGCGCTGTTGGAAATTACAAAGGCCATCAATAACAATCTTTCTACTTCTCAGTTACTCGATCTTTACCAGGATATCTTAGAAAACCGACTCAAGGTAGGGAAACTTGTCCTTTTTAGTTTTGATAAGGAGTGGACCTGTATTCTAAAGTATGGTATCAGTAAAGAGTTTAATCACATCAAGTTCGAAAACGAGTTACTTGAGATCAAAGAAATTGAGTCTATCAGTTTTACAAAAGGAAACTTAAGTAAGAGTTTTGAAATTGTAATCCCGGTTTATCATAAGCAAATTCCGTTGGCTTATGTTTTATTAGGGGATGTGAATGAGCAAAAGCTCGAGTTGAGTGCAGCCATAAAACATTTGCCCTACATTCAAACACTCACCAATATTATTGTTGTATCTATTGAAAATAAAAAACTGTATCGGCAAACTATTCAGCGTGCACAGATTCAAAAAGAATTGGAATTAGCGCAAACGATGCAGCAAATGTTGTTCCCGGATAAATTACCTAATACGGAGTCATTAAAAGCGGCGGCTAAATACATTCCACATCAACAAGTGAGTGGCGATTATTACGATTTCATTCAATTAAACCTACATGAATTTATGTTTTGTGTAGCAGATGTATCGGGTAAAGGAATCGCGGCAGCTTTATTGATGAGTAATATTCAGGCAACCTTTCATAGTTTGGTGAATTACACACACAACTTAAAGGATATTATTATTGAATTGAATAAAAGGGTTTGGCATAATGCAAAAGGAGAAAAATTTGTCTCCATGTTTTTGGGAAAAATAAACACAAAGAGTAAACAGCTCACTTATATTAATGCGGGTCATAATCCCCCGATGTTGTTTAACTCAGGTAAAGTTTCAAACTTGGCTAAGGGATGCACTTTGTTAGGGATTAGTGAAACCATACCGCAAATTGAAGTTGAGATTTTAGACATTCCTCAAGCATATACTTTGTTTTGTTTCACAGACGGACTCACCGATACCTTAAATGATGCCGGTGATTATTTAACAGAAACCAGTGTGCAGAAATTAATAAGTAAAAATCTCAAATCAGATCCTTCCTTTATTAATGATACAGTAATGTATTATGCGGAAGAATTTAAAGGCGAGAATTTATTTGTGGATGATATCGCTTTACTAACCATTAAATGCGGTTAGTTTCTGTATTACTCTCGGTATGCTCACCATTTCGGTGATACACATCAATACAAACCAAAATAGCCATAAAGCCCCAGAAAGGCACAGATAATTTATCGGTATCGAGGAAGTTATTTAAAAATCCGTGAACGAAGTAGGTGAAGATTCCAAGGAAAACACCAATGGTAATTGCTTTTATGTTTTTATCTTTTACGGTGTAGACTAAACGATAGCCCATAAACATGGTTGAAAACAACATGCTTACTACAATTAATAATCCTAAAACACCTTGTTCGGTTAACGGACCTAAATACTCGCTATGCGCATTACCATTTGTTCCAAAGTTGGTACTGATAATCGTTCGTTCGCTGCTTTTTTGATACGGCGCGTAGTTAAACATATACGTGCCGGGTCCCCAACCGAAATATGGTTTTTCATAAAACATTCGCATCGCACAACTCCAACGATTGATGCGCTCAAGGTTTGAAGCATCTGTTGAAATGTTCGTCATGGACGAAATGTTTTTTGAAAGATCGCCCTCTGAATCAGTGTTGTTTCTTCCTAAGGCAATGAAAATTTCTTCCTGAAAGGAAAAGAATAAAACGGTAAGCGTAATTGTTGTAATTAAAAGTGTTCTGAATTTAATACGAAGCATTAATGTGATAAATACACCGGTTGCTGCAACAAGACTTAACCATCCTGCGCGAGCAAATGAAAGTATAATAGCCAAAACAAAAATGCTAACTAAAGCGGCATAAAGCATGCGCATTAAATTACTGGTGTTTTTTTGAAACAACATGGCAATGATAACCGGTATGTACATCGCTAATGCAGCGCCATAGGCTGTGTGATCATTGTAAAAAGGAGAAACAATCCAATCGGCAATTTTATCGTCAAAATTAAATGCGGCATGTTGGTAGATGGTAATTAAACAAACAATTGCCAATGGAATTGCATAAGCAAGAATAAATGAACGGATGTTATTTTTGTTTTTTAATAATTGCGTACCTACAAAATAACAACTGAACACAAACCACAAGCGCGCAATCAAGTATTTTAAGGATACAGTAAAGTCAACACTGCTTAGTGTAGTAATAAACATCCATAAAAGCTGGATGAAAATTAAAATGGTAATGGGATGCTTTAGGATATTTCTCGGTGTGATTTTATACATCAGCTCATTGAGTAAATAAATCACCATTAATCCCGCCATTAAAGGTTCGGTTGGTAAACTTAAATCGATGCCTTCCGATAAGCCAAGGTTTTTTAAAGTAACAGCTAAGGGTGTGCAAAACACCATCAAGTAAACAACCCGCTCAATATTAAAAATAGCCCAGTAAAAAATGAGAATCGCGATAGGCAAAAGATTAAAGGCATAGAACATATCGCGTTTAAAGAGCAATACGTAGCTGTTACCTAATATGTAGGTTAAAATAAGTGCGTAGAATACGGTTATTTTACTCAGTTTAATCAACTTTTCGAACCGACTTGTTAGTTAAGATGAAGAATAAGCAAGCCAATGCGAACGCGGATAAAGTAGAAATGGTAACGATAATCCATCTCACCGGAAAATATTTTTTATCAGGTAAATTTGGCTTCGATACAATGTTTGTGAAACTGATGTCGCTATTGTAGTCAAATAAATAACGGTCGTATTGATCAATGAAATCGGTAATTGTTTTGGCTTGTCCGGTGTAAACTGACCAAAGTTTATTTATTTCAACATTTTTAGTTTTAATACCTTCATAAGTTGTCTTTTGTGATTCGGTTAATGACTTATCATTATAAAGTTTTTTACTTAAATATTTAGCTTGCGCTTCTACATCTATAATGTCATATTTCGTTCTTAATTCATTAATTTGATAATTGATAGAGTCAATGTTTTTGCTTTCGCGTGAGATAGCTTTTTGTGAGTTTTTAATGTATTCGCCTAAACGTTCACGTTTAAGTTCCATAATGAATTTATTAGTCTCATCAATCATGCCCTGAGCCACTTTCTGCGCCATTTCCGGTGATTCATCTCGGACCGTAATTTCTATAGATTCGTAAAGAGTAGGGCTGATGCTCACATTCGATTTGAAATAGAAATCAAAAAGACTCTTAGCTTCTTTATAATTCGGATCGATGTCGTAATGTTTATATAAATCGAAATTTTTAGCCACTCTGTTTTTTACTTCTTCCGAATTGAAATACTGCAATAACTGTTCAGTGTTTGATTCTTCTGAACTCGGACTTAAGTTAACAGGAAACACAACCGCAGTTGATTTAAACTTAGGTTTAATGATAAATGAAGCTGCTACCGATGCAACAATGGCAAGAAGGGTGACAATGATGATGGCTTTTTTATTTTTAAATAAAACAGCGATCAATTCTTTAGTATTGAAATTTTCCACGGTATTAAGAATTAATTTTATGAATAACAGATTTGTACTTATCTCCTAATGCTAAAACAACAATTGTTAAGAAGAAGGTAGAAAGCGTAGAGAGTAAAATAATTAACCATCTCACAGGTCTTGCTTTATACTCGTTTGGCGTCGCTTTATCAACTACAAATTTAAATGGAAGTGATTTGTTTAAGTTTACGTTCGCTTCATCGTATTTAGCTTTTATAACCGGAAATTTAAAACGGTATTTTCTTAAATTTTCACTGATTTGATTATAGGCCCCTCCAAATTTTTTCAAAACATTCAATTTCTCTTCCAATAATTTCGCTCCCGTTGAATTTCCTTTTTCTAAGGCTTTGGCATAACTTTTCGTGTATGCCTCTACGTCGTTTTTATAATCAAGCACACCAAGCTGACGAAGTGTTTGCAGGCTATCCTCTAATTCGTTCATGCGAGAGACGGTATTTTCATATTCTTCTTTAATCACAGCATAAGCTTTTTTCGCCACTTCACGCGTCATGTTATCTTTAATTGAATCTACATAATCCGTAATGGTATTAGCAACTTCTGCCGCGCCATTAGCGGTATAATCATACACTTCAATTTTTAGAGAATTAAAATCGGTACGCTTGTAACGAACCATGTTCTCCCATTTAAGTTTTAGATAGTGTTCAGCATATTTGTCTTTTTCAATTTTCCAACGCTGCCAGAGATTATGTTTTTCTGCCACCAGTTTTTTTAATTGGTCCGAATTAAGAATCTGTAATAATTTTTCCGCGTCATCTTCATCACCAATCTGCATATAATCTTCCTGATTACCTATGTTTTGTTCAATAAGTAATTTTGATACAGAGAAACTGCGAGTGGGAAAAATAGTGGCTACCGATTTATACTGTGGCGCCAGTAAGAAAGCAACCGTGGTTGAAAGTATAAAAGCCGCGATAGAAGCAATCATAATAGGCTTACGCCATTTAATGATTTTGATCAAAAGCTGCTCTGATGAATTATTAATGTCTGCCTGATTCACTTATTTGTATTTTATAAAACGTAATACTGATTTGATATTGATAATTCCTGTTACAAAGGCCCAAAGTCCTGATGCAGCCACCATGATGGCGAAATTAAGCATCCATTGTTTGGTAAGGTGTAGAGAAAGATAATTTATACATGCTACCCCAAATATAAAGAAAACTAGGGCAATAAGTAAGCGTTTATTGGTTTTAAACTTGAAGATTTTTACGGCTATAAACACCTGAATAAGAGCAGTCATAAACTGTGTTGTAACACTGGCAATCGCACTCCCAAAGGCGTGAAACTGAGGGATTAAAATCACATTTAAAATCACGTTAATTAAAATGCCACAAATGGCCATGATATTCATTTGTTTTAAGTTTCCGTTGGCAGTTAAGAGCGTTCCAAAAATATAGGAAATGGAACTTGCTGTAAAACAAAACATTAAAGTGCTGAATACCGGAGCCGAATCGGTGCTTTTATTAATAAGAAGGCATAACTCGTTGCTGTAAAAGGCGCATCCCATGGATACGATAATAGCAGGAGTAATTAAGAGTGAAAAAGATAGTTTTACTAAATTCTGGACGTCTTCTTTAAACTCCAGCATTCGGCTGAATATCGGGAGTAATTGTGTTGCGAATAAAAAACCAATCATCATAGCCGCTTCCAATAAACGAAAACCTTTAGCATAAATGCCGGCTTCAGATGCTCCTACGCCCGCAGGTAACATCCTTTCTATCATTACCGAATCAATTCGATTATAAAAGGTTTGCAATAATACTAAGATGGCGAATGGAAAACTTTTCTTCAGCATCATGTAGCTGAAACGCCAATTCCAGGTTAATTTAAACGTGTGTGTTTCTTTTAAAACAATCCAAAATGTAATGAGTGCCGTTAAACCATAACCAATGGTTTGCGCATATACATAATTCATGATGTCAACTTCCAGACCAAACCAATGCCAGAATAAAGCAAAGCAAATCAAAATCATGATTAAGCGATCCAATACCGACACAATACTGTCGGTTTTGAATAGGTGTAGGCCTTGTAAATTCGAGCGCAAATACAATATAAAGCTGATGAAAAATTGATTGATACAAAGGATTAAAAGGAGTTTCATGTAACGTGCATCATAGCCAACGATATAGGCGCAGAGCATGGTTAACATTATGTAAATTATTCCTAATACAAATTTCAGTGACAATAAGCTGCTGAAGTGTTTACTTAACAAATGATTGTTTTGTGCAATGTTTTTGTTGTTGAAATTGGTTAACCCAAAATCAAGAAAAATGGTAAGTAAAAAAGAAAACATAAACAGCGCCGAGTATTCTCCGTAATGCGCATTCCCAACCTGATATTGAACACCCGGATCGATAATTAAAATCCAAAATGGCTTAATAAGCAAGTTGAGAATAATTAGCAGGGCTAAATTGAGTATGAACTTCCTTTGCTGCATTTTTTTACAGGATGTCAAAGATAACTTTTTTTTGCTCTTTTTTACCCTTTTTTTGATAGCTTTGCCAAGTGCAAATAGCTGTAAATACGCGACTTTTAATTAAAAACAGGTTAGAGGGAATGGGATGGTTTTCTTATCAAACCTTAAAACGTATAACAACTAAGCATTCTAACGTGCATTTTGTCTTTTTATTTGATCGTCCATTTGACTCCGAATTTCTTTTTAGCGATAACATTACACCAATCATTATTGGTCCTCAGGCGCGTCATCCGTTTTTATATTACGCCTGGTTTGAGTTTTCGGTAAAGAATACACTTAATAGCTTAAAACCCGATTTGTTTCTATCGCCTGATGGTTTTTTAAGTTTAGGTGCCAAATGCAAACAATTACCGGTGATTCACGACATCAATTTTTTACATAATCCGCAAGACGTAAAACTATTAACACGCCGTTACTATAATTATTTTTTTCCTCGCTTTGCAAAAAAGGCAACCCGAATTGCAACGGTTTCAGAGTATAGTAAAAAAGATATCGCAGACAATTATAAAATCAATCCGGATAAAATTGATGTGGTTTACAACGGAATTAATTCAGATTTTAAATCGGTTAATGAAGAAATTAAAAAGCAAACAAAGTCGAAATTTTCGAAGGGTTGCGATTATTTTTTGTTTGTTGGTTCATTACATCCCCGTAAAAATATCTCACGTTTAATCGAAGCTTTTGGTGCCTTCAAAAAAGAATCAAATTCTGGAATCAAATTACTTTTAGCAGGACCGCAATATTGGGGCATGAGTGAAATCTATAAATCCATTGATGCGCTGGCCTGTAAAGAAGATATAATTTTTACGAATCGTTTAAGCAATGAAGATTTGGCAAACGTGATGGCATCAGCTTTAGCTTTAACATTCGTTCCATATTTTGAAGGCTTTGGTATTCCGTTAGTAGAGGCGATGCAAAGCGAAATTCCAATCATAACAAGTAATGTAACCAGCTTGCCCGAAATCGCAGGAGACGCGGCCATTTTTGTTAATCCGTATGAAGTGAGTGAGATTAAAAATGCCATGCTAAAATTATACGCCGACAAGGCCTTAAGATCAGAATTAATCGAGAAAGGAAAACTGAGAAAAGATTTGTTTTCCTGGGATAAATCGGCTGATTTGTTATGGCAATCTATCGAAAAGGCAACGAATGCCTAATCGTTTTTATCGTAAAGTTTTTTGATAAGGTCGGGCAACTGTTTCGTTGCAAATAATTCGCGCATTTTCTCTTTTGCTTTTCCGGCCGGTGTACCAAAATACGTTTGTCCTGCACTTACATTTTCACCCAATCCTGATTGAGCTAAAATAACGGCACCATCTTCTATAGTTATACCGCTGGAGATGCCGACTTGTCCCCACATGGTGACTTTATTTCCAATCGTACAGGCACCCGCAATACCGACTTGAGCAGCAAATAAACACATTTCTCCAATGGTGGTATCATGTCCAACATGCACTTGATTGTCCAGAATACTTCCTTTCCCAATAATAGTATCTGAAGTGACTCCTTTGTCGATTGTACAATTGGAGCCAATGTGAACATGGTCTTTTATCAAAACACGCCCAACAGTTTGTAATTGTTCAAATGCATCACTGCGTTTTTTAAAGTAAAAAGCATGCGAACCAATAGTTGTGTTAGCATGAATGGTAACGTTGTTTCCTATTTCGCATTGATCATAAATAACAACATTAGGATGAAGAACTGTGTTGTCGCCAATGATTACATTATTACCAATAAAGCAACCCGGCATAATGGTAACATGGCTGCCGATTTTAGCAGTCGGACTAATGTTTGAGTTAGAGTAGGAGAGAGGATTGAAATGTCTGGTTAAAGTATTAAACGCAGTAAATGGTTCAGGGTGCAGAATCAATGCTTTCCCTGACGGACAATCTACTTCTTTATTAATAATAATGGTTGTGGCTGCGCTTGATAATGCTTTATCGTAATATTTCGGATGATCGACAAACACTACATCTCCTGCTTCAACACGGTGTATTTCGTTGAAGCCGGTAATGAGATGCGATTCAGTGCCAATAAATTTAGCTTGAATAATCGCTGCAATTTCTTTTAATGATGTAGGTTTGATTTTCATTGAGTCTTACACCATTAAATCTTCGTTATAACTGTCATCGCTTGAACCGAAACCTAAGCGTTTACCGGTGCGTAAACTTACACTGCTTGTTTTTTCCTGCATTTCATTCACAGTTACTTCGCGTACTGCATCAAATGGAGGTGTAAATAAATCAAATGAAATTGCGAATAAAATTAAATCATTGATGATTTCTTTCAATACTTCTTTGGTTAAGGGACCCTCCGAAAAGGTATTATGTTTTAGACCGATCGGCCCTTTAGCCTCCATGAAAAAACGCATTTCGCGGTTCACGAAAATCCTAGCTACTAAGTAGCCCAAATCATTATAACGATTAAAAGTAAATGAATCGGCTAGAAAATTGTAAATATTTATAATGCCGCAATAGGAGTTATATTCGTTTTGTTTAATGTAACCGGTTTTAAACATGGGATGCGAGCGATCAAACTCGAATACATTTGTGTGCATGTAAAACTCCAGCAAATCACCCGCCACTTTTAATTGCATAGCTTGTTGATTCACTTCAAAAAAATTCAGTGATACGCGCTTGTCAATTTTTTCCACTTCCGATTTTAAATCGTTATTTATTTCGCGACATACTTCACGCATCATTCCA is a window of Bacteroidota bacterium DNA encoding:
- a CDS encoding UDP-3-O-(3-hydroxymyristoyl)glucosamine N-acyltransferase, which encodes MKIKPTSLKEIAAIIQAKFIGTESHLITGFNEIHRVEAGDVVFVDHPKYYDKALSSAATTIIINKEVDCPSGKALILHPEPFTAFNTLTRHFNPLSYSNSNISPTAKIGSHVTIMPGCFIGNNVIIGDNTVLHPNVVIYDQCEIGNNVTIHANTTIGSHAFYFKKRSDAFEQLQTVGRVLIKDHVHIGSNCTIDKGVTSDTIIGKGSILDNQVHVGHDTTIGEMCLFAAQVGIAGACTIGNKVTMWGQVGISSGITIEDGAVILAQSGLGENVSAGQTYFGTPAGKAKEKMRELFATKQLPDLIKKLYDKND